The Oreochromis niloticus isolate F11D_XX linkage group LG2, O_niloticus_UMD_NMBU, whole genome shotgun sequence genome includes a region encoding these proteins:
- the n4bp3 gene encoding NEDD4-binding protein 3-A: MATSVQTLPLTRGPSKNFRDPCPAPPLSPRCGMGSVGSLVERPDVSPTKGNRAVPQVRPKHSNGLLKKGFTQRELLNYLNINRKEPKASPSSDGKKDIISGLSSVSGREEDNVYAKVYHKDGTEVDLTKNSLPSAGKYEKARLRSSAFKPVTPKNFSSMQNLYPSSKSEDVDHGLSNGLHRAYAHVPKAVSTSSSSSSPSRHGGPASAGNKALSSVCGMGQEDDNLSDSGHNSMSSLPPYRPPFRPHLAHISASMGHINTIGSLDRTSLGMKAVGSGGVPIGEMACRSMATLSRIAPYSVEAPPPYEWTLSLSVEEVVRDLEERLVEKEHELKQMKRNLDESEGAIAQVFEGKQRLWEKEVEELKRLYAAKLRQVSQHAQRSQRSLQLQLFKVQQEKNRLQEELDGMRKEMCRDAGAVPRRTSPTLEETQWEVCQKSGEISLLKQQLRDSQAEVTQKLSEIFQLKTELRETRTELRNRERQIDALKLDLQGTQRHRRPSQAAHEDEKEAEENPSARAIGGCGGPTEERLRAELLLERRQSEAQAMAFEEERHTWQTEKDKVIRYQKELQASYLDMYHRNEALEREVQHLRASREQQGGGAGGGSRDGTLEKEAPELRKERAGDKQEDTPSPGLPWIERIESSEI; encoded by the exons ATGGCAACCTCGGTCCAGACTCTTCCTCTGACCCGTGGCCCCAGCAAAAACTTCCGTGACCCCTGCCCAGCCCCGCCCCTGTCCCCGCGGTGCGGCATGGGAAGTGTAGGCAGTCTGGTGGAGAGGCCGGATGTTTCTCCGACTAAAGGCAACCGAGCAGTGCCCCAGGTGAGACCGAAACACAGCAACGGGCTCTTGAAGAAAGGCTTCACCCAGAGAGAGCTGCTCAACTACCTCAACATCAACAG AAAAGAGCCTAAAGCGAGCCCGAGCAGCGACGGCAAGAAGGACATTATCTCGGGCCTCAGCTCTGTCAGTGGACGGGAGGAGGATAACGTTTATGCTAAGGTTTACCATAAGGATGGCACTGAGGTAGATCTTACAAAGAACTCACTGCCAAGCGCGGGCAAGTACGAAAAG GCACGTTTGAGGTCTTCGGCCTTTAAGCCTGTGACCCCCAAGAACTTTAGCTCGATGCAAAATCTCTACCCGTCTTCCAAATCAGAGGATGTGGATCATGGCCTCTCCAACGGCTTGCACAGAGCGTACGCCCATGTTCCCAAAGCTGTCTCCACctcgtcttcttcttcctcaccGTCACGTCACGGAGGACCGGCGTCAGCCGGCAACAAG GCCCTCTCCTCGGTGTGTGGGATGGGCCAGGAAGATGACAACTTGTCAGACTCGGGCCATAACTCCATGAGCAGCCTGCCGCCGTACCGACCTCCCTTCCGCCCACACCTGGCTCACATCAG tgcaTCTATGGGCCACATCAATACCATCGGCTCCCTGGACCGCACCTCTCTGGGAATGAAGGCTGTGGGGTCAGGGGGCGTGCCCATTGGGGAGATGGCGTGTCGAAGCATGGCTACTCTGAGCCGTATTGCTCCATATAGCGTGGAGGCTCCACCTCCTTATGAATGGACGCTCTCCCTGTCTGTGGAGGAGGTG GTGCGGGATCTGGAGGAGCGCCTGGTGGAGAAAGAGCATGAACTCAAGCaaatgaagagaaacctggATGAGAGCGAGGGCGCCATCGCACAG GTGTTTGAAGGGAAGCAGCGTCTATGGGAGAAGGAAGTGGAGGAGCTGAAGCGCCTGTATGCTGCTAAGCTGCGTCAGGTTTCCCAGCATGCCCAGCGTTCCCAGCGCAGCCTGCAGTTGCAGCtgtttaaggtccagcaggagAAGAACCGGCTGCAAGAGGAGCTTGACGGCATGAGAAAGGAAATGTGCCGGGACGCTGGAGCAGTGCCCAGGCGAACCAGTCCGACCCTGGAGGAGACGCAGTGGGAG gtTTGCCAGAAGTCGGGGGAGATCTCCTTGTTGAAGCAGCAGCTGAGGGACTCCCAGGCAGAGGTAACTCAGAAGCTGAGTGAGATCTTCCAGCTGAAGACAGAGCTCAGGGAGACGCGAACAGAGCTGCGCAACAGGGAACGCCAGATAGATGCTTTAAAGCTTGACCTGCAGGGGACACAGCGTCACAGACGACCTTCTCAGGCCGCACACGAAGACGAAAAAGAAGCTGAAGAGAATCCATCTGCTCGAGCGATAG GAGGATGCGGGGGCCCCACAGAGGAGCGTCTGCGCGCAGAACTGCTGCTGGAGCGACGCCAGAGCGAGGCCCAGGCCATGGCTTTTGAGGAAGAGAGGCACACGTGGCAGACGGAAAAGGACAAGGTCATCCGCTACCAGAAGGAGCTGCAGGCCAGCTACTTAGACATGTACCACCGCAACGAAGCGCTCGAGAGGGAAGTGCAACACCTGCGGGCGAGCAGGGAGCAACAAGGTGGAGGAGCAGGCGGAGGAAGCAGAGATGGCACTTTGGAAAAAGAAGCGCCAGAGCTGAGGAAAGAGAGAGCAGGTGACAAACAAGAGGACACACCTTCCCCTGGTCTACCGTGGATAGAGCGGATCGAATCGTCGGAAATTTGA